The sequence TCAGAATCTAAATTTTCTGAATCCCCATGCGCTCAAATATTAAACATATCAAATAATGACCCTTTTTGATATGATTGTGTTTTACTATCAAAACCATATGATTCTAATACTAATTTACCATAATCACTTTTAGGATCAACTGATGATAAATCAGCATTATAACCACTAACACCATCTTCTTCAGCATTATAGACTTTAATTACATTATTAACATTGTCAGTATTAATTTTGTAATTCCCACTTGCATCAATATTAAAGAATCAGTTGGCAAAGCCTCCCATTCCCCGTAATAAACTATAGAAATCAAAGCTATTTGATTTAACCATTGACATTACTGTACGAATTAATGAAGTTGCTTCATCAACCATTGTTATACTGCTAATTATCTTTTCAAAATCTGGAATAATTTTTTGTAAGTCTGTTTTTAAAACATCATTTAATTTTTCAGGATTAAAACTAGCCCCTGCCTTAGCAATTGCTGCTTTAAATCAATTTGATAACTGCGCAGTTGTTTCTAATAATAGATCTTGATGGTCTTGATGTTTTGGATTATTAAGATCTAAATATTGTTGCTTACTATCATCTCCTGCAATTGGTAAAGTTTTTTCCTTTAAAACTGTCCCGGCTAAATCAGATAATTTTAAGTCTTTTCCTGAAACTTTAATTGTTGTAGTTTCAATAACTGATTTATCAAAAACTTGTAAAATGCTTGCTCCATCTACAACGTTTTTTTGACTATCAAATCATTTTTCAGTAATAAGAGATGCAATCACTAAAGGCAATGCTAATAATAAAGCCCCATTTCTTGGTCCAGAAGAATAAGTAGTTTTTGCAAACGGTAAAATTTGACTAAATTCTTGTAACAGTTGTAACTCAATCCCTGGTTGGAAAGCTGTTAAGAGGTTAATTGCCATATTAAAATATTTTAAACCATATAAATCGTTTAAATTACTTGATTGGTTGGCAATTGCTTGTCCAAAAACAATGTTATCTTTATTACTATTTTGATATGACATTTCACTTGTTGTTGGGGCAAATTGAGCAGAATTTTGATAAAGGAAATTTGAAACCCCTGGGCGATCATTATCATTAAAATAGGGTCGGTTTCATTTTTGTGATCCTACTGCAGCAATATAATTTTTAATTGCTTCTGAATCTCTAATTAATGTATTACTTAAAGCACCATTATCATACTGGGCTCAAGCGACATTTTGATTAGCACTAAAAGCAGTATAGCGTCCATTGTCCATTGCTGTTGTTGGGTGACTATCATTAGCTTTTGGATCTCATTTAGTCATTCCCACCATTGTTGACATAATATTATACGTATTAGGTCCCCCACGGTAATTTTGATCATTGGCCGCTTTTCATGGATTTCAGTTAAAGTTATTTAATTTTTTGTATTCGTTTACATAATCATCAATTTTAACTTCTTGTCCTGATTTTGTTAGATAAGTTCCTTTTAAATTCTTTCCAACATTATTTAAAAAATAATTAATTGTTGGTAGAGCATAAGTATTCATATTTTCATGACGTGAGGCAATTAAAATTTTTGCCAGTGTACTTGTATATTTAACTTGGTTACGGTAAACTGGATCAATTTTTTCAATTTCACTATCAAAATATTTTGCAGTAGGGTTCCCCACTTTAGCATGACAAGCTACTAATGTTGTTGTACTAGTTGTTGTCAAAGTTGTTACACTTAAAATTGCTAATAATTTTTTCACTTTTTTTCACTCCTTAATAGTTTTAATTTGTTAATACATTGGTGTTAGATAAATATATTACTAAATTTTGTTAAGGATTAAATCGTTAGAACCTGCATATAACCATTATTCTCGGTATCAATGTTCTTTGTCCTACTTGTTTCTAAAACATAATTACTTTTTTTAAGAAAAACAAAGGACAATGAGTCTAGGTCAAAGTCTTCTTTTGTTTCACAATAGTGCGTACATTTTTTATCACGAATAAAGAAAATTAAGAAAGACAGTAATCAATAAGTAATTGTTTCTGTGAAACTATGGAAAATTTCATATAAACTTAAATCTTTTGCATTATTAATAAATGATAAGTTAAAAAGACGTAAAAATAAGATTAAGAAGAACCCTACTAACAGATGTTTACTAATACTACGGATAATTTTGTAGTCAAAATTAATAAGATTGATAATTCATAATAGTAAATAGATTGTAATTCCAACGATTAATTGAGGTCGTCATTTTAAAGAAGAATTATTAATTCGGATTAACGCAATGAAAAAAGGCAAACAAAAAACAAATCCTAAAAAGACCCCCATTACTTTGTTTAAAACATCAATTAGGCGGAACATTTTTTTATTGGCAAAAAATAACAAACTAATAAATCAAATAATAAAAATATTAAAAAAATGGGAAATACTTCATGTATCATCTTGGTTGTTTGATAACGAATATAAAAAATAATCAAAATTTAATAAAATAACAAAAATAATAATAAAAGTAAAAACTGATTTAATAATTTCTTTTGGCTGCATTGGTGTTTCAATAAAAGATTTAATTCGAAATGATTTTACAAATGAATAAAGTAATAAGAAAAAAGCTGAAAATAAGAAGATTCAGGGCACTGGTGAATAGAAGATTTTGTTAACACCATAAAGAAGGTCTGAGATATTAATAAAATTTGAACCTTTAATTCTGACCATCATGTCATCCTCCTCTTTTTAGCTTTTCCTAAGTTATTATTTTTAAATATAATAACTGTCTTAATTAATTTAACAAATAATCAAGAAAAAAACAAGGGGCGGGTTTAACAAAAAAACCCCAAAAAAACTGGGTTTAAGGAATTTTCAAAAATAAAAAAACATTTTAGACCTTTTAAAATCTAAAATGCTTTAAAAATTAGGGTTAAACCTTATTTTAATTCAACTGAAGCTCCAGCAGCAACTAATTGCCCTTTAATTTCTTCAGCTTCTTCAGGTTTTACTTTACTTTTGATTGTTGCTGGTAATTTATCAACTAATGCTTTTGCAGCCATTAATTCTTGTCCAGTAATTTCTTTAACTAATTTAATAACTGCAACTTTACTTGCTCCAGCTTCAGTTAAGATAATATCAACTTCTGATGGTCCAGCAGCAGCTCCCCCATCGGCAGCTGGTGCAGCAGCAACAGCGGCTGCAGCAACAACTCCAAAGTGATCTTCGATTGCTTTAACTAAATCGTTTAATTCTGATAATTTCATTTCTTCTAATGCTTTAATAATATCATCTTTTGATAATGCCATAATATAAATCCTCCTCTGGTGTAAAAATTATTTTTTACTACTCACTTCTTGTTTTTGCAATTTCTTTTACCCCAATTGCGAACATACGTAATGGGTATAATAAACTTGATGCAAACATTGCAATCAATTCATTTTTGGTTGGTAAAGATGCAATTTCAACAATTCCTTTTGTATCTAACACTTTACCTTCATAGATCCCAGCTTTTAATTTTAAAGCGGGGTGGGTTTTTGCAAACTTTGCCAATGTTTTTGCTGCTGCCATCTGTTCACCTGTACCAAAAGCAAAAGCATTAGGACCTGTTAAGAATGCTGATAAATCAGCAAATCCTGCTTCTTTAGCCGCTAAATCCACTAAATTGTTTTTATAAACTTTAATGCTTACGTCTTGCTCTGCAAGCATTCTTCTTAACTGTGTAAATTCAGCTACTGTTAATTTTTGATATTCAACAACAACTGCTGAATTAGCATTTTTAAAATTATCAGTAATTTCTTTTACAACAGCTACTTTTGTTTGTAATGCTGGCTTCATTTCTTGCCTCCTATAAAATCTTTTGAAAAGAAAAGCAATTAACCGAATGATTAATTGCCTTTGAACATTATTAAAAAATATAAAAAACAGTTTAAATTGTTCAATATATCAATAATGCCTCGGCAACATAATTAAGATTTT is a genomic window of Spiroplasma syrphidicola EA-1 containing:
- a CDS encoding lipoprotein, with translation MKKLLAILSVTTLTTTSTTTLVACHAKVGNPTAKYFDSEIEKIDPVYRNQVKYTSTLAKILIASRHENMNTYALPTINYFLNNVGKNLKGTYLTKSGQEVKIDDYVNEYKKLNNFNWNPWKAANDQNYRGGPNTYNIMSTMVGMTKWDPKANDSHPTTAMDNGRYTAFSANQNVAWAQYDNGALSNTLIRDSEAIKNYIAAVGSQKWNRPYFNDNDRPGVSNFLYQNSAQFAPTTSEMSYQNSNKDNIVFGQAIANQSSNLNDLYGLKYFNMAINLLTAFQPGIELQLLQEFSQILPFAKTTYSSGPRNGALLLALPLVIASLITEKWFDSQKNVVDGASILQVFDKSVIETTTIKVSGKDLKLSDLAGTVLKEKTLPIAGDDSKQQYLDLNNPKHQDHQDLLLETTAQLSNWFKAAIAKAGASFNPEKLNDVLKTDLQKIIPDFEKIISSITMVDEATSLIRTVMSMVKSNSFDFYSLLRGMGGFANWFFNIDASGNYKINTDNVNNVIKVYNAEEDGVSGYNADLSSVDPKSDYGKLVLESYGFDSKTQSYQKGSLFDMFNIWAHGDSENLDSDNNMMYKFVQQVLNPESGYVGKMLKDINEAMRQDWFDNIFLDNKWHITASGKGVDNTDLGVVKMDGTNVASIRYQLDYYGPKDASTNLNKHVDPLGYTDPASGNSPSWIDQAGIDDRYNIEPEQSSQWSLKDWAEYDGNGSSYINHSDQIKYSYVVQFDNLVPELAPVNNISKDKYRSFLLTDFAWYYNDDRYY
- the rplL gene encoding 50S ribosomal protein L7/L12, translating into MALSKDDIIKALEEMKLSELNDLVKAIEDHFGVVAAAAVAAAPAADGGAAAGPSEVDIILTEAGASKVAVIKLVKEITGQELMAAKALVDKLPATIKSKVKPEEAEEIKGQLVAAGASVELK
- the rplJ gene encoding 50S ribosomal protein L10, with the translated sequence MKPALQTKVAVVKEITDNFKNANSAVVVEYQKLTVAEFTQLRRMLAEQDVSIKVYKNNLVDLAAKEAGFADLSAFLTGPNAFAFGTGEQMAAAKTLAKFAKTHPALKLKAGIYEGKVLDTKGIVEIASLPTKNELIAMFASSLLYPLRMFAIGVKEIAKTRSE